In the genome of Actinomycetota bacterium, the window GGCGGCGACGGTCCGCAACAAGCCCCCTCCGAGGCGTCCACCACCCAGACCAGCGCCCGGACCGCCGGTGCCGGACGGCGGGTCGCGCCACCCCCCGGTGTCCGCCGCAGCCTGATGCTCGGCGGCGGCGAGCTGTCCCTACCCGACCCGCAGGTCGCCGGCCCCCGCGAGCGCTTCTACGGGCAGGACCAGCCGTTCTCGGAGGAGCTCGACTACGGCGACATCGATCCGATCACCGGCGAGCCGAGGGTCCGCGACGGCACGGCGACGCGGCGGGTTCCCGGCGCCGTCCAGGAGTTCGTCGTCGCCCAGCTCAACACCCCGCTGGTCGCGATCCCCATCGCCGCCGGTTTGCTCTGCATCGCCCTGGGACTACACGGCATGCGCTGGCTGCGCCAAGGATGATCACCTGCGACGCATGCGGCGAGCCACTCGTGGACGACCTCGACGGGGCGGGGTTGCGGATCGACGGCGAGCACGTCCCGTTCCGCCGTGGCAGCGACTGGGTCGCCTGTTCGGTGTGCGGAGCGCTGGGCAACGTCCGCGACCTGCGTGCCGCGGCCGGTGCCGACGCGCCGGTGGCGGCCGGTGCCGACTCCGACGCGCCGGCTGACCCGGCCGCAGGCGATCTGCGGTCCGCGGTCCAGGCAGCTCTCGCTGATCTGCACGACGCACTGGCACGGCGCGGGGGGAGCGACCAGCTCGACGTCGACCCTCTGCTGTCGGCGTTGAGCGATGTGGCCCGTGGTGAGGACGACGACTCGCCCTAGGTCACTCAAGTAGCGAAGCGGTAGTGACCCGGCTCCCAGGTCACTCAAGTAGCGAAGCGGTCGTGACCCGCCTCCTGAAGCTCCGTCGCTGTCCGGGGCGCCGGAACCACGTCGATGCCCCACGGCCTCCAGCCGCACGCTGTCACGGCCCGTGGGCGAGCACCAGGTCGAGGACGGTGACCGCCCCGGCCTTGTCCAGCGGTTCGTTGCCGTTGCCGCACTTGGGTGAGTGCACGCACGACGGGCAGCCCGCCCGGCAGGCGCACTCCGAGACCGCGGCGCGCGTGGCGGCCAGGTGCTCGCCGAGGCGCCGGAAGGACCGCTCCGCCAGCCCGGCACCGCCCGCGTAGCCGTCGTAGACGAACACGGTGGGACGGCCGGTATCGGGGTGACGGGCTGTCGACAGCCCGCCGAGGTCCCACCGGTCACACAGCGCGATCAACGGCAACAGCCCGATCGCGGCGTGCTCCGCGGCGTGCAGCGACCCTGGCAGCTGCGCCGGCGCGAGCCCGGCGGCGGTGAGCAGGTGCACGGGGATCGCGTACCAGACCGCGACCGTGATCAGCTCGGTGGGCGGCAGGTCAAGGTCGTGGCGGCCGATCACGCGGCGGGTGGCGTGATCGAGCGTGTCGTACCCGGTGACCTGCTCGGTCACCCGGACACGGCCGAGCCGGACCGCGACCTCGCCCCGGTCGGCGGCCTCGAGCTCGTCGATCACCGTCACGTCGGCGGTGGACCGCGGGCGGGTGGTGTGGCGCACCTGCGGGGCGCGTCGCACCGCGGCGACCCGGCGACGCAAGCTCAGGTCGGTCACCTCGTGGATGTGGCCCTGATGCAGGTAGATCGCTCCCGGATGCACCTGACGTGGTGCGCGTGCGGCGTCCACATCCCCGATCAGCTCGCCGGATGCGGCATCCACGATCCGCACCGGCGGGCCGCCCGCCGACCGCAGATCGACCTCGGCCGCTGCCCGGCCCCGCCCGACCCAGAAGTACCGGCCGGCCCGCTCCCGCAGCACGCCGGCGTCCGCGTCGGCGCCCAGTAGGTCCGGTGCCGAGGGGCCGAACCACCGCCGCGCGTCCTCGGCGTCGAGCGGGTGCTCCTGGCAGGCGCACCGCAGGTGCGGGCCGAGCACGTGCGCGTTGGCCGGATCGGCGATCGCGTCCTCGGGCGGTCGCCCCAGCAGCTGGTCGGGGTGGGCGACGAGGTACTGGTCGAGGGGGTCGTCGTCGGCGACCAGCACCCCGATCGCCTCCCGTCCCGACCGCCCGGCCCGCCCCAGGCGCTGCCAGAACGCCGCAGCGGTCCCCGGGTAGCCCGCCAGCACCACGGCGTCCAGCCCGCCGACGTCGATGCCGAGCTCGAGCGCCTCGGTGGCCGCCACGCCGAGCAGCTCCCCAGCGGTCAGGGCGTCCTCCAGCTCCCGTCGTTCCTGCGGCAGGTACCCCGCGCGGTAGGCGGCCACCGTGTCGGCCAGCGGGGAGTCGCCCAGACGTTCACGGGCCACCACGGCGGTGACCTCCGCTGCGCGACGGCTGCGGACGAACACCAGCGTCTGCACCCCGGCGGCCACCAGCGACGCCAGGACCTCCCCGGCCTCACCGACGGTCGACCGCCGGATCCCGGCGTCCTCGTCGATCATGGCTGGCTGCCAGAAGCCGATGTCAATCGCCCCGCGCGGCGAGGTGTCGTCGGCCACCGCCTCCACGGCCAGGCCGGTCAGCACGGCGGCGTGCTCGGCCGGGTTGCCGATCGTTGCGGACGCCAGCACGAACGTCGGAGCGGCGCCGTACCGATCGCACAGGCGGCGTAGCCGGCGCAGGATCACCGCGACGTGGGCGCCGAAAACGCCTCGGGCGACGTGACACTCGTCGACCACCACGTACGCCAGCCGGTGCAGGACGTCACCCCAACGGCGGTGGTCGGGGAGCACACCGTGGTGCAGCAGGTCCGGGTTGGTCAGGATCCAGTTCGCCGTGCGCCGGATCGCGTCGCGCTCCGGGCGGGGCGTGTCGCCGTCGAGCGCGGCGGCACGCAGCTGCGGCAGCCGCCACGCCCGCAACGAGCGGAGCTGGTCGCGGGCCAGCGCCTTGGTCGGCGCCAGGTACAGGGCCGTGGCGGTGGGGTCGGCGACCAGCGCCTCGACGACCGGCAGCTGGTAGCAGAGGGTCTTCCCGCTGGCGGTGCCGGTGGCCACGATCACGTGGCGATCGGCGCGGACGAGCTCCCGGGCCTGCGCCTGGTGGCGGTACAGGCGGGCGACGCCCATCAGCTCCAGTCGGCTGCGCAGTGTCGGGTCGAGGTCTGCCGGGATCTCCACGGTGGTCCCGCGGCGGGACGGGAGCCGTTCGCGGTGGACCAGCGGGCACCCACCCTGGCTGGCGCTGCGGGCCGCAGCGACCAGCTCGAGGACGTCCCGAGGGTCGTGCAGCGCGGCGTGCTCGACCACGGGGCGACGTTACCGGCCGGCCACCACCCCGTCGTCGGCTGCGTCGCGGATCAGCGCGTACGCCCGGTCGGGCAGGAACACGACGCTGGCCCCGCCGGCGCTCCCGACGTTGCCCGGCAGGGTCACGATCGCGACGTTGTCCGGCGGAAGCGTCATCGCCGCGAACCCGTACCGCAGCAGCGTCGCGGTGGGTGCGTCGGTCACGGTGGTCTGCGCCACGAGACCGGCCAGCTCCGCGGCGCGAGCCACCCCGACACCGCCGGCGACGACCTGGCGGTGGGCGGCGGTGAGCAGCCGCGCCTGCGCCCCGGCCCGGCCGAAGTCGCCGTTGGGCCGGCTCTTGCGGGCCCGGCTGAACGCCAAGGCCTGGCGCCCGTCGAGGATCTGGCGGCCCGGCTGCAGGTTGGCTTCCGCCTGAGCGTCGACCAGGCGACGCTCGACCTCGATCTCGACCC includes:
- a CDS encoding DEAD/DEAH box helicase, translating into MVAAARSASQGGCPLVHRERLPSRRGTTVEIPADLDPTLRSRLELMGVARLYRHQAQARELVRADRHVIVATGTASGKTLCYQLPVVEALVADPTATALYLAPTKALARDQLRSLRAWRLPQLRAAALDGDTPRPERDAIRRTANWILTNPDLLHHGVLPDHRRWGDVLHRLAYVVVDECHVARGVFGAHVAVILRRLRRLCDRYGAAPTFVLASATIGNPAEHAAVLTGLAVEAVADDTSPRGAIDIGFWQPAMIDEDAGIRRSTVGEAGEVLASLVAAGVQTLVFVRSRRAAEVTAVVARERLGDSPLADTVAAYRAGYLPQERRELEDALTAGELLGVAATEALELGIDVGGLDAVVLAGYPGTAAAFWQRLGRAGRSGREAIGVLVADDDPLDQYLVAHPDQLLGRPPEDAIADPANAHVLGPHLRCACQEHPLDAEDARRWFGPSAPDLLGADADAGVLRERAGRYFWVGRGRAAAEVDLRSAGGPPVRIVDAASGELIGDVDAARAPRQVHPGAIYLHQGHIHEVTDLSLRRRVAAVRRAPQVRHTTRPRSTADVTVIDELEAADRGEVAVRLGRVRVTEQVTGYDTLDHATRRVIGRHDLDLPPTELITVAVWYAIPVHLLTAAGLAPAQLPGSLHAAEHAAIGLLPLIALCDRWDLGGLSTARHPDTGRPTVFVYDGYAGGAGLAERSFRRLGEHLAATRAAVSECACRAGCPSCVHSPKCGNGNEPLDKAGAVTVLDLVLAHGP
- a CDS encoding LCP family protein, which translates into the protein MRRPSRSTARAAAVVATLAGLVLATAAVAAERLLRAPVDDGVITLLLLGADEGPYRGGTPLSARADAFHLLFVSPDRQHATFVDFPRDAYVPLPGQGRTKINACLASGPDNCVRAVEQNFGVDVDHYLLTDFRGLAYGVEGIGGVEIEVERRLVDAQAEANLQPGRQILDGRQALAFSRARKSRPNGDFGRAGAQARLLTAAHRQVVAGGVGVARAAELAGLVAQTTVTDAPTATLLRYGFAAMTLPPDNVAIVTLPGNVGSAGGASVVFLPDRAYALIRDAADDGVVAGR